A portion of the Meleagris gallopavo isolate NT-WF06-2002-E0010 breed Aviagen turkey brand Nicholas breeding stock chromosome 16, Turkey_5.1, whole genome shotgun sequence genome contains these proteins:
- the SLC5A11 gene encoding sodium/myo-inositol cotransporter 2 isoform X1, with the protein MPRGSAHPAQGAMESTSSTPSSVTPQWDVFPQKTLGPIDITILVLYFVFVLAVGLWSMWKTQRSTVKGYFLAGGQMVWWPVGASLFASNVGSGHFIGLAGSGAASGIAATAYEWNGMFSVLVLAWLFLPIYIAAGVTTMPEYLRKRFGGKRIQIFLAILYLFIYIFTKISVDMYAGALFIQQALHWDLYIAVAGLLAITAVYTVAGGLAAVIYTDALQTLIMLVGAISLMVFSFVEVGGLEGLQAKYFDAIPSTRKENSSCGLPREDAFHIFRDPVNSDLPWPGVLVGMTIPSLWYWCTDQVIVQRSLAAKNLSHAKGGSLMTSYLKILPLFMMVMPGMISRVLFPDLVACAEPEICQKICGNPSGCSDIAYPKLVIELLPVGLRGLMMAVMIAALMSSLTSIFNSASTIFTMDLWKHFRPRCSEWELMIVGRVFVLLLTVVSILWIPLVQAGQGGQLFIYIQSISSYLQPPVAMVFILGCFWKRANEKGAFWGLVLGLLMGVIRMVLDFIFPEPQCGERDTRPGVLRYMHYLYFSMVLAAVSTLTVLFVSLLTEPPSEEMISRLTWFTRGDPPAKKDLAVSTSPDTAKGAREAERPALQIDISIASENSTNDNKCPTGTKKDSKLVRSLLWLCGMERRQENPEDVAPAKPECPMASLEENPLVKHVLNINLILSICAGVFLWAYFA; encoded by the exons ATGCCCAGAGGAAGCGCCCATCCTGCACAAGGAGCCATGGAGAGCACCAGCAGTACCCCGTCATCGGTGACACCCCAGTGGGATGTGTTTCCCCAGAAGACGCTGGGCCCCATAGACATCACTATCCTCGTGCTGTACTTTGTGTTTGTCCTGGCTGTTGGGCTCTGG tCCATGTGGAAGACGCAGCGCAGCACGGTGAAAGGCTACTTTCTGGCCGGGGGACAGATGGTGTGGTGGCCT GTGGGTGCATCCCTGTTTGCCAGCAATGTTGGAAGCGGGCACTTCATTGGCCTGGCAGGGTCAGGAGCTGCATCAGGAATCGCTGCAACAGCCTACGAGTGGAAT ggcatgttttctgttttggtgcTGGCGTGGTTATTCCTTCCCATTTACATAGCAGCAGGA GTGACCACCATGCCTGAGTATCTGCGGAAACGCTTTGGTGGAAAAAGAATCCAGATATTCCTGGCGATTCTCTACTTGTTCATCTATATCTTCACCAAAATATCA GTTGATATGTATGCTGGGGCCCTCTTCATTCAGCAAGCTTTGCACTGGGACCTCTACATTGCTGTGGCAGGCCTGCTAGCAATCACTGCTGTCTACACTGTAGCAG GTGGTCTGGCGGCCGTCATCTACACGGATGCTTTGCAGACCCTCATCATGCTGGTCGGTGCCATCAGCCTCATGGTCTTCA GCTTTGTTGAAGTTGGCGGTCTGGAAGGTTTGCAGGCAAAATACTTTGATGCCATTCCCAGCACCCGCAAGGAGAACAGCAGCTGCGGCTTGCCAAGGGAAGACGCTTTCCACATTTTCCGGGATCCTGTTAACTCCGACCTTCCCTGGCCAGGGGTGCTGGTGGGGATGACCATCCCGTCCCTGTGGTACTGGTGTACTGACCAG GTCATCGTTCAGAGGTCCCTTGCTGCTAAAAACCTCTCACACGCCAAGGGAGGCTCCCTGATGACCTCCTACCTGAAGATTTTGCCACTCTTCATGATGGTGATGCCGGGCATGATCAGCCGGGTCCTCTTCCCag ACCTGGTGGCTTGCGCAGAGCCGGAGATTTGTCAAAAAATCTGTGGCAACCCATCCGGCTGTTCTGATATCGCTTACCCGAAGTTGGTGATAGAGCTCCTGCCTGTAG GACTCAGGGGCCTGATGATGGCCGTGATGATAGCAGCCCTCATGTCCTCCCTCACATCCATCTTCAACAGTGCCAGCACCATTTTTACCATGGACCTCTGGAAACACTTCCGGCCTCGATGCTCTGAGTGGGAGCTCATGATCGTTGGCAG GGTCTTTGTGCTGCTACTTACGGTGGTCTCTATCCTGTGGATCCCACTGGTCCAGGCTGGCCAGGGTGGGCAGCTCTTCATTTACATCCAATCCATCAGCTCCTACCTGCAGCCCCCTGTGGCAATGGTGTTTATATTGGGCTGCTTCTGGAAGCGAGCAAATGAAAAG GGCGCGTTCTGGGGCCTGGTGCTCGGGCTGCTGATGGGCGTCATCCGGATGGTGCTGGACTTCATCTTCCCCGAGCCCCAGTGCGGGGAGCGGGACACACGGCCGGGCGTGCTGCGCTACATGCACTACCTCTACTTCTCCATGGTCCTGGCGGCCGTCTCCACGCTCACCGTGCTGTTTGTCAGCCTGCTGACGGAGCCCCCCTCAGAGGAAATG ATAAGTCGGCTTACCTGGTTCACACGTGGGGATCCTCCAGCCAAGAAAGACCTAGCGGTCAGCACTTCTCCTGACACTGCCAAAGGAGCACGCGAAGCTGAGCGCCCAGCTCTCCAGATTGATATAAGCATTGCTTCTGAAAATAGTACAAATGATAACAAAT GTCCGACTGGCACCAAGAAGGACTCAAAGCTGGTGAGGAGCCTCCTGTGGCTCTGTGGGATGGAACGCAGACAGGAGAACCCTGAGGACGTGG
- the SLC5A11 gene encoding sodium/myo-inositol cotransporter 2 isoform X2, which produces MPRGSAHPAQGAMESTSSTPSSVTPQWDVFPQKTLGPIDITILVLYFVFVLAVGLWSMWKTQRSTVKGYFLAGGQMVWWPVGASLFASNVGSGHFIGLAGSGAASGIAATAYEWNGMFSVLVLAWLFLPIYIAAGVTTMPEYLRKRFGGKRIQIFLAILYLFIYIFTKISVDMYAGALFIQQALHWDLYIAVAGLLAITAVYTVAGGLAAVIYTDALQTLIMLVGAISLMVFSFVEVGGLEGLQAKYFDAIPSTRKENSSCGLPREDAFHIFRDPVNSDLPWPGVLVGMTIPSLWYWCTDQVIVQRSLAAKNLSHAKGGSLMTSYLKILPLFMMVMPGMISRVLFPDLVACAEPEICQKICGNPSGCSDIAYPKLVIELLPVGLRGLMMAVMIAALMSSLTSIFNSASTIFTMDLWKHFRPRCSEWELMIVGRVFVLLLTVVSILWIPLVQAGQGGQLFIYIQSISSYLQPPVAMVFILGCFWKRANEKGAFWGLVLGLLMGVIRMVLDFIFPEPQCGERDTRPGVLRYMHYLYFSMVLAAVSTLTVLFVSLLTEPPSEEMISRLTWFTRGDPPAKKDLAVSTSPDTAKGAREAERPALQIDISIASENSTNDNKLMFSDGL; this is translated from the exons ATGCCCAGAGGAAGCGCCCATCCTGCACAAGGAGCCATGGAGAGCACCAGCAGTACCCCGTCATCGGTGACACCCCAGTGGGATGTGTTTCCCCAGAAGACGCTGGGCCCCATAGACATCACTATCCTCGTGCTGTACTTTGTGTTTGTCCTGGCTGTTGGGCTCTGG tCCATGTGGAAGACGCAGCGCAGCACGGTGAAAGGCTACTTTCTGGCCGGGGGACAGATGGTGTGGTGGCCT GTGGGTGCATCCCTGTTTGCCAGCAATGTTGGAAGCGGGCACTTCATTGGCCTGGCAGGGTCAGGAGCTGCATCAGGAATCGCTGCAACAGCCTACGAGTGGAAT ggcatgttttctgttttggtgcTGGCGTGGTTATTCCTTCCCATTTACATAGCAGCAGGA GTGACCACCATGCCTGAGTATCTGCGGAAACGCTTTGGTGGAAAAAGAATCCAGATATTCCTGGCGATTCTCTACTTGTTCATCTATATCTTCACCAAAATATCA GTTGATATGTATGCTGGGGCCCTCTTCATTCAGCAAGCTTTGCACTGGGACCTCTACATTGCTGTGGCAGGCCTGCTAGCAATCACTGCTGTCTACACTGTAGCAG GTGGTCTGGCGGCCGTCATCTACACGGATGCTTTGCAGACCCTCATCATGCTGGTCGGTGCCATCAGCCTCATGGTCTTCA GCTTTGTTGAAGTTGGCGGTCTGGAAGGTTTGCAGGCAAAATACTTTGATGCCATTCCCAGCACCCGCAAGGAGAACAGCAGCTGCGGCTTGCCAAGGGAAGACGCTTTCCACATTTTCCGGGATCCTGTTAACTCCGACCTTCCCTGGCCAGGGGTGCTGGTGGGGATGACCATCCCGTCCCTGTGGTACTGGTGTACTGACCAG GTCATCGTTCAGAGGTCCCTTGCTGCTAAAAACCTCTCACACGCCAAGGGAGGCTCCCTGATGACCTCCTACCTGAAGATTTTGCCACTCTTCATGATGGTGATGCCGGGCATGATCAGCCGGGTCCTCTTCCCag ACCTGGTGGCTTGCGCAGAGCCGGAGATTTGTCAAAAAATCTGTGGCAACCCATCCGGCTGTTCTGATATCGCTTACCCGAAGTTGGTGATAGAGCTCCTGCCTGTAG GACTCAGGGGCCTGATGATGGCCGTGATGATAGCAGCCCTCATGTCCTCCCTCACATCCATCTTCAACAGTGCCAGCACCATTTTTACCATGGACCTCTGGAAACACTTCCGGCCTCGATGCTCTGAGTGGGAGCTCATGATCGTTGGCAG GGTCTTTGTGCTGCTACTTACGGTGGTCTCTATCCTGTGGATCCCACTGGTCCAGGCTGGCCAGGGTGGGCAGCTCTTCATTTACATCCAATCCATCAGCTCCTACCTGCAGCCCCCTGTGGCAATGGTGTTTATATTGGGCTGCTTCTGGAAGCGAGCAAATGAAAAG GGCGCGTTCTGGGGCCTGGTGCTCGGGCTGCTGATGGGCGTCATCCGGATGGTGCTGGACTTCATCTTCCCCGAGCCCCAGTGCGGGGAGCGGGACACACGGCCGGGCGTGCTGCGCTACATGCACTACCTCTACTTCTCCATGGTCCTGGCGGCCGTCTCCACGCTCACCGTGCTGTTTGTCAGCCTGCTGACGGAGCCCCCCTCAGAGGAAATG ATAAGTCGGCTTACCTGGTTCACACGTGGGGATCCTCCAGCCAAGAAAGACCTAGCGGTCAGCACTTCTCCTGACACTGCCAAAGGAGCACGCGAAGCTGAGCGCCCAGCTCTCCAGATTGATATAAGCATTGCTTCTGAAAATAGTACAAATGATAACAAAT tgatgttttctGATGGACTCTAG